A window from Carassius carassius chromosome 40, fCarCar2.1, whole genome shotgun sequence encodes these proteins:
- the tex2l gene encoding testis-expressed protein 2 isoform X1 — protein MAGMTGNEGTHKLASGTQRPGLQLKKDTDQRGIVIQLTDTEGEWDNLDDTDLIFTLDCDGKKSLSSFRNQRPCSVDIQTEGEWGLSSPAFNVPPSLSSLGNSFPPGSGFLSPTHRPLASLVKSLSTELELKESSLKPKPLLSLVKSISTELSRSEPEVSQSRSDSKLNLHLLSQFTHPKSRTGDSRTAPPSPVNLSPTEPKASFFKMELEDTRRKLSEAMQEPLSMFSKIMREDSVGSPKHQRSTGSVDSPSYKGFGIGKTTSDLTVSESPKSARKAESEILLECNWPVRHRKRCVQKSSLSHEHHSRQVDTGSVMESSTHVSASQSTDMNRTDQDGLADYVTEQASSPVPGVGLAYVAFLSYCYFIVPLSAYWSGLFLGLVFGLMLGLVLIRWGSMKHFPSQQHRLHGTSHNNIIFEALQNNAPSLKGWMNEMYAYDPETYFPSLMHTVYVTLDGPCLRLDYPRNNIPRWATFDEPSYEKIFTHSRIFRLTGSKVFLLPLALAHKRVWNRKYPICISLAEGERAVEEDEMAHGQEEAQQVEKHPGPTTNVSHPPTLYLFGRTGREKEEWFHQLFSASIHNEENHSESISDKSAVHEENSWGLPHGDESSVKDSSEDVYHSDLAGRVKENIIPDYTSYMTSLNFSAHASPLQSPCQSSIQGSPTEKEQTFCCHEDDPKPDWLNALIGRIFWDFLHEKYWADKVQQKIQRKLSKIRLPYFMDELTLTELAMGSSMPQITGTSLPQINSRGLWLHLEVEYTGALQMTLETKINLSKLGKEGVPEAETELETINVFSRSRLSVLADSEEESSSAGSSDEEEVSSADTQGSLNEKAVPGVEGTAAGGSTSRRILRFVDKIAKSKYFQKATENEYIKKKIEEMSNTPLLLAVEVQELSGTLAINVPPPPTDRIWYSFCGPPKLDLRVRPKLGEREVTFCHVTEWIEKKLKDEFQKVFVLPNMDDIYLPLMHSGMDDPPAFPQHPAKLSQHSSMASTDRCDLEHSAELQ, from the exons ATGGCAGGGATGACAGGAAATGAAGGAACTCACAAATTGGCCAGTGGGACCCAGAGACCAGGTTTACAGCTGAAGAAGGACACTGACCAGAGAGGCATAGTAATCCAACTGACAGACACCGAGGGTGAATGGGACAATCTTGATGACACTGACCTCATATTCACCTTGGACTGTGATGGCAAAAAGTCACTTAGCTCCTTCCGAAACCAAAGACCATGTTCGGTCGACATTCAGACAGAGGGGGAATGGGGTCTCAGCTCACCTGCTTTCAATGTTCCTCCATCTCTGAGTTCCTTGGGAAACTCTTTCCCCCCGGGGTCTGGCTTCCTCTCGCCCACTCACCGACCCCTGGCCAGCTTAGTGAAGTCATTATCTACAGAACTGGAACTGAAAGAGTCTTCTCTAAAGCCCAAACCACTCCTCAGCCTCGTGAAGTCGATTTCCACCGAGCTTTCTCGCAGTGAGCCGGAGGTGTCTCAATCCAGGTCTGACTCCAAGCTCAATTTGCACTTGTTGTCGCAATTCACCCATCCCAAAAGCCGCACCGGTGACTCCCGCACCGCTCCTCCATCTCCAGTCAACTTATCCCCCACCGAGCCCAAAGCCAGCTTCTTCAAAATGGAGCTGGAGGACACACGACGCAAGCTCTCGGAGGCCATGCAGGAACCTTTGAGCATGTTCAGTAAGATCATGCGTGAAGATAGTGTTGGAAGCCCCAAGCATCAAAGGAGCACAGGATCAGTGGACTCACCAAGCTACAAAGGCTTTGGAATTGGGAAAACGACCAGTGACCTGACTGTATCTGAATCTCCTAAAAGTGCTAGGAAAGCAGAAAGTGAGATTCTACTGGAGTGCAACTGGCCTGTGAGACATCGCAAACGGTGTGTGCAGAAATCCTCGCTTTCCCATGAGCACCATAGCAGACAGGTAGACACTGGATCTGTGATGGAGTCCAGCACTCACGTCAGTGCATCCCAGAGCACAGATATGAATAGAACTGATCAAGATGGTTTAGCAGATTATGTGACAGAACAGGCCTCCTCTCCAGTGCCAGGAGTGGGTCTTGCCTATGTAGCATTTCTGTCATACTGCTACTTTATTGTTCCTCTGTCAGCGTATTGGTCTGGCCTGTTCCTTGGTTTAGTGTTTGGATTAATGTTGGGGCTTGTGCTTATCCGATGGGGCTCCATGAAACACTTTCCCAGTCAACAACATAGACTACATGGGACCTCTCATAATAATATTATCTTTGAAGCACTACAGAACAACGCACCGTCTCTCAAG GGCTGGATGAATGAGATGTACGCATATGATCCAGAGACCTACTTTCCATCACTCATGCACACTGTGTATGTCACATTGGATGGACCCTGTTTGCGGCTTGACTACCCACGTAACAACATTCCCCGCTGGGCTACCTTTGACGAGCCCAGTTACGAAAAGATTTTCACCCACTCACGGATATTTCGACTCACTGGCAGCAAG GTATTTCTTCTGCCACTGGCTTTGGCACACAAGAGAGTGTGGAACAGGAAGTATCCGATCTGTATAAGTTTGGCTGAAGGAGAAAGAGCTGTGGAAGAAGATGAGATGGCACACGGTCAGGAGGAGGCTCAGCAAGTAGAGAAACACCCGGGGCCTACGACAAATGTTTCCCATCCTCCCACACTGTACCTCTTTGGACGAACAGGGCGGGAGAAAGAGGAATGGTTCCATCAACTGTTTTCTGCATCCATTCACAATGAGGAGAACCATTCTGAATCTATATCTG ATAAATCTGCAGTGCATGAGGAGAACTCTTGGGGTCTGCCACATGGTGATGAAAGCTCAGTCAAGGACAGCAGTGAAGATGTGTACCATAGTGATTTGGCTGGCAGAGTAAAAGAGAACATTATACCAGACTATACTTCTTACATGACCAGTCTCAACTTCTCAGCACATGCCAGTCCACTGCAAAGCCCCTGCCAAAGCAGCATCCAGGGCAGTCCTACTGAAAAAGAGCAG ACCTTTTGTTGCCATGAAGATGACCCAAAACCTGACTGGTTGAATGCACTAATTGGTCGGATCTTTTGGGACTTCCTCCATGAGAAGTACTGGGCTGATAAAGTCCAACAGAAGATTCAGCGAAAGCTGAGCAAAATTCGG TTGCCTTACTTCATGGATGAATTGACCCTCACCGAACTGGCCATGGGCTCCAGCATGCCCCAGATAACAGGCACATCTCTACCACAGATAAACAGCAGAG GCCTTTGGTTACATTTGGAGGTGGAGTACACAGGAGCACTGCAGATGACTCTAGAGACCAAAATCAACCTCTCCAAACTTGGGAAGGAGGGAGTCCCCGAGGCAGAGACAGAGTTGGAGACCATTAATGTGTT TAGCAGGTCCAGGCTCTCTGTGCTGGCTGACAGTGAAGAGGAATCATCAAGTGCAGGATCTTCTGATGAAGAGGAAGTTTCATCTGCTGACACTCAAGGAAGTCTGAATGAAAAGGCTGTACCTGGTGTTGAGGG GACTGCAGCTGGAGGCAGTACTAGTAGGCGGATTTTGAGATTTGTCGACAAGATTGCCAAGTCGAAGTATTTCCAGAAGGCCACAGAAAAtgagtacattaaaaaaaagattgaagAAATGTCCAACACCCCTCTGCTGCTTGCTGTGGAAGTTCAAGAGCTCTCTGGAACACTCGCCATCAATGTTCCTCCTCCCCCCACCGACAGAATATG GTACAGTTTCTGCGGACCCCCAAAGCTTGATCTAAGAGTCAGACCCAAACTGGGAGAGCGAGAAGTGACATTCTGTCATGTAACTGAATGGATTGAAAAAAAGCTGAAGGATGAGTTTCAg
- the tex2l gene encoding testis-expressed protein 2 isoform X2, which produces MAGMTGNEGTHKLASGTQRPGLQLKKDTDQRGIVIQLTDTEGEWDNLDDTDLIFTLDCDGKKSLSSFRNQRPCSVDIQTEGEWGLSSPAFNVPPSLSSLGNSFPPGSGFLSPTHRPLASLVKSLSTELELKESSLKPKPLLSLVKSISTELSRSEPEVSQSRSDSKLNLHLLSQFTHPKSRTGDSRTAPPSPVNLSPTEPKASFFKMELEDTRRKLSEAMQEPLSMFSKIMREDSVGSPKHQRSTGSVDSPSYKGFGIGKTTSDLTVSESPKSARKAESEILLECNWPVRHRKRCVQKSSLSHEHHSRQVDTGSVMESSTHVSASQSTDMNRTDQDGLADYVTEQASSPVPGVGLAYVAFLSYCYFIVPLSAYWSGLFLGLVFGLMLGLVLIRWGSMKHFPSQQHRLHGTSHNNIIFEALQNNAPSLKGWMNEMYAYDPETYFPSLMHTVYVTLDGPCLRLDYPRNNIPRWATFDEPSYEKIFTHSRIFRLTGSKVFLLPLALAHKRVWNRKYPICISLAEGERAVEEDEMAHGQEEAQQVEKHPGPTTNVSHPPTLYLFGRTGREKEEWFHQLFSASIHNEENHSESISDKSAVHEENSWGLPHGDESSVKDSSEDVYHSDLAGRVKENIIPDYTSYMTSLNFSAHASPLQSPCQSSIQGSPTEKEQTFCCHEDDPKPDWLNALIGRIFWDFLHEKYWADKVQQKIQRKLSKIRLPYFMDELTLTELAMGSSMPQITGTSLPQINSRGLWLHLEVEYTGALQMTLETKINLSKLGKEGVPEAETELETINVFRSRLSVLADSEEESSSAGSSDEEEVSSADTQGSLNEKAVPGVEGTAAGGSTSRRILRFVDKIAKSKYFQKATENEYIKKKIEEMSNTPLLLAVEVQELSGTLAINVPPPPTDRIWYSFCGPPKLDLRVRPKLGEREVTFCHVTEWIEKKLKDEFQKVFVLPNMDDIYLPLMHSGMDDPPAFPQHPAKLSQHSSMASTDRCDLEHSAELQ; this is translated from the exons ATGGCAGGGATGACAGGAAATGAAGGAACTCACAAATTGGCCAGTGGGACCCAGAGACCAGGTTTACAGCTGAAGAAGGACACTGACCAGAGAGGCATAGTAATCCAACTGACAGACACCGAGGGTGAATGGGACAATCTTGATGACACTGACCTCATATTCACCTTGGACTGTGATGGCAAAAAGTCACTTAGCTCCTTCCGAAACCAAAGACCATGTTCGGTCGACATTCAGACAGAGGGGGAATGGGGTCTCAGCTCACCTGCTTTCAATGTTCCTCCATCTCTGAGTTCCTTGGGAAACTCTTTCCCCCCGGGGTCTGGCTTCCTCTCGCCCACTCACCGACCCCTGGCCAGCTTAGTGAAGTCATTATCTACAGAACTGGAACTGAAAGAGTCTTCTCTAAAGCCCAAACCACTCCTCAGCCTCGTGAAGTCGATTTCCACCGAGCTTTCTCGCAGTGAGCCGGAGGTGTCTCAATCCAGGTCTGACTCCAAGCTCAATTTGCACTTGTTGTCGCAATTCACCCATCCCAAAAGCCGCACCGGTGACTCCCGCACCGCTCCTCCATCTCCAGTCAACTTATCCCCCACCGAGCCCAAAGCCAGCTTCTTCAAAATGGAGCTGGAGGACACACGACGCAAGCTCTCGGAGGCCATGCAGGAACCTTTGAGCATGTTCAGTAAGATCATGCGTGAAGATAGTGTTGGAAGCCCCAAGCATCAAAGGAGCACAGGATCAGTGGACTCACCAAGCTACAAAGGCTTTGGAATTGGGAAAACGACCAGTGACCTGACTGTATCTGAATCTCCTAAAAGTGCTAGGAAAGCAGAAAGTGAGATTCTACTGGAGTGCAACTGGCCTGTGAGACATCGCAAACGGTGTGTGCAGAAATCCTCGCTTTCCCATGAGCACCATAGCAGACAGGTAGACACTGGATCTGTGATGGAGTCCAGCACTCACGTCAGTGCATCCCAGAGCACAGATATGAATAGAACTGATCAAGATGGTTTAGCAGATTATGTGACAGAACAGGCCTCCTCTCCAGTGCCAGGAGTGGGTCTTGCCTATGTAGCATTTCTGTCATACTGCTACTTTATTGTTCCTCTGTCAGCGTATTGGTCTGGCCTGTTCCTTGGTTTAGTGTTTGGATTAATGTTGGGGCTTGTGCTTATCCGATGGGGCTCCATGAAACACTTTCCCAGTCAACAACATAGACTACATGGGACCTCTCATAATAATATTATCTTTGAAGCACTACAGAACAACGCACCGTCTCTCAAG GGCTGGATGAATGAGATGTACGCATATGATCCAGAGACCTACTTTCCATCACTCATGCACACTGTGTATGTCACATTGGATGGACCCTGTTTGCGGCTTGACTACCCACGTAACAACATTCCCCGCTGGGCTACCTTTGACGAGCCCAGTTACGAAAAGATTTTCACCCACTCACGGATATTTCGACTCACTGGCAGCAAG GTATTTCTTCTGCCACTGGCTTTGGCACACAAGAGAGTGTGGAACAGGAAGTATCCGATCTGTATAAGTTTGGCTGAAGGAGAAAGAGCTGTGGAAGAAGATGAGATGGCACACGGTCAGGAGGAGGCTCAGCAAGTAGAGAAACACCCGGGGCCTACGACAAATGTTTCCCATCCTCCCACACTGTACCTCTTTGGACGAACAGGGCGGGAGAAAGAGGAATGGTTCCATCAACTGTTTTCTGCATCCATTCACAATGAGGAGAACCATTCTGAATCTATATCTG ATAAATCTGCAGTGCATGAGGAGAACTCTTGGGGTCTGCCACATGGTGATGAAAGCTCAGTCAAGGACAGCAGTGAAGATGTGTACCATAGTGATTTGGCTGGCAGAGTAAAAGAGAACATTATACCAGACTATACTTCTTACATGACCAGTCTCAACTTCTCAGCACATGCCAGTCCACTGCAAAGCCCCTGCCAAAGCAGCATCCAGGGCAGTCCTACTGAAAAAGAGCAG ACCTTTTGTTGCCATGAAGATGACCCAAAACCTGACTGGTTGAATGCACTAATTGGTCGGATCTTTTGGGACTTCCTCCATGAGAAGTACTGGGCTGATAAAGTCCAACAGAAGATTCAGCGAAAGCTGAGCAAAATTCGG TTGCCTTACTTCATGGATGAATTGACCCTCACCGAACTGGCCATGGGCTCCAGCATGCCCCAGATAACAGGCACATCTCTACCACAGATAAACAGCAGAG GCCTTTGGTTACATTTGGAGGTGGAGTACACAGGAGCACTGCAGATGACTCTAGAGACCAAAATCAACCTCTCCAAACTTGGGAAGGAGGGAGTCCCCGAGGCAGAGACAGAGTTGGAGACCATTAATGTGTT CAGGTCCAGGCTCTCTGTGCTGGCTGACAGTGAAGAGGAATCATCAAGTGCAGGATCTTCTGATGAAGAGGAAGTTTCATCTGCTGACACTCAAGGAAGTCTGAATGAAAAGGCTGTACCTGGTGTTGAGGG GACTGCAGCTGGAGGCAGTACTAGTAGGCGGATTTTGAGATTTGTCGACAAGATTGCCAAGTCGAAGTATTTCCAGAAGGCCACAGAAAAtgagtacattaaaaaaaagattgaagAAATGTCCAACACCCCTCTGCTGCTTGCTGTGGAAGTTCAAGAGCTCTCTGGAACACTCGCCATCAATGTTCCTCCTCCCCCCACCGACAGAATATG GTACAGTTTCTGCGGACCCCCAAAGCTTGATCTAAGAGTCAGACCCAAACTGGGAGAGCGAGAAGTGACATTCTGTCATGTAACTGAATGGATTGAAAAAAAGCTGAAGGATGAGTTTCAg
- the neurl2 gene encoding neuralized-like protein 2 produces MAAVLGKFMEFHSVHGTNVRLDPSRTQATRVESFANGVCFSKGPLSPGEIFLVEIEEKELGWCGHLRIGLTAHDPRTLETVPEYSLPDLVDMGDSWVFAITRNHNKVIEEEGEGGEQPNVGDEAENKPKTFFTDTHLYIENIGIPRDKLVGRSRPGRFSHILDDLYKTNALPPTARRSRIGVVYVPKGQGYADMHIIVNGEDMGASAKSIPTNKPLYAVVDVFAATKSVRIVQVEYGFASLQTLCRKTIQKHIIHRMALDWLELPELLKHYCKYE; encoded by the exons ATGGCAGCAGTTTTGGGTAAGTTTATGGAATTCCATTCAGTTCACGGGACAAATGTGAGACTGGACCCCTCGAGGACTCAAGCCACCCGAGTAGAAAGTTTTGCAAATGGCGTCTGCTTCAGTAAAGGCCCTTTAAGCCCTGGAGAGATCTTCCTAGTGGAGATAGAAGAGAAAGAACTGGGTTGGTGTGGTCATTTAAGGATCGGACTTACTGCCCACGACCCTCGAACACTGGAAACTGTGCCAGAATACTCTCTGCCTGATCTAGTGGATATGGGAGACAGCTGGGTATTTGCAATAACAAGAAATCATAATAAAGTCATTGAAGAAGAAGGAGAAGGTGGTGAACAGCCAAATGTTGGTGATGAGGCAGAAAACAAGCCTAAAACATTTTTCACAGACACTCACCTGTATATAGAAAACATAGGTATACCCAGAGACAAGTTGGTGGGACGCAGTCGACCTGGAAGATTCAGTCACATCCTGGATGATCTGTATAAAACCAATGCTCTACCCCCCACTGCCCGTCGCAGTCGGATAGGGGTTGTCTATGTACCTAAGGGACAAGGGTATGCCGATATGCACATTATAGTCAATGGGGAAGACATGGGAGCCTCTGCAAAGAGCATCCCCACCAATAAGCCGCTGTATGCTGTTGTGGATGTATTTGCAGCTACTAAAAGTGTTCGGATTGTCCAGGTGGAATATGGAT TTGCCTCACTGCAGACACTCTGCCGAAAGACAATCCAGAAACACATCATTCACAGAATGGCTTTGGACTGGTTGGAACTTCCTGAGTTACTTAAACACTATTGTAAATATGAGTGA
- the msrb1b gene encoding methionine-R-sulfoxide reductase B1b, translating into MSFCSFFGKEYYKDNFKPGIYVCSQCGHPLFSSRSKYEHSSPWPAFTETLREDSVSKHMETLTAYKVLCGKCGNGLGHEFLNDGPEEGLSRFUIFSHSLKFVPKDKVDKQ; encoded by the exons ATgtcattttgttcttttttcgGGAAGGAGTATTATAAAGATAATTTTAAACCCG GTATATATGTTTGCTCCCAGTGTGGGCATCCACTCTTTTCTAGCAGATCCAAATATGAGCATTCCTCCCCCTGGCCTGCCTTCACTGAAACCCTCCGAGAGGACAGTGTATCAAAACACATGGAGACATTAACAGCCTACAAG GTTCTGTGTGGCAAGTGTGGTAATGGACTAGGCCATGAGTTTCTGAATGATGGACCGGAGGAGGGCTTATCACGTTTTTGAATATTCAGTCACTCGCTTAAGTTTGTCCCAAAAG ATAAGGTTGATAAACAATAA